A genome region from Gadus chalcogrammus isolate NIFS_2021 chromosome 7, NIFS_Gcha_1.0, whole genome shotgun sequence includes the following:
- the sap30l gene encoding histone deacetylase complex subunit SAP30L: MNGFSTEEDSHDGPPAPPGCGQSCCLLEDGQRCGRSAGNASFSKRIQKSISQKKLKLDIDKSVRHLYICDFHKNFIQSVRNKRKRKTSDDGGESPDHDVEVPEVDLFQLQVNTLRRYKRHYKLQTRPGLNKAQLAETVSRHFRNIPVNEKETLTYFIYMVKSSKTRMEPKADGAKQLD, from the exons ATGAACGGGTTCAGCACCGAGGAGGACAGCCACGACGGACCTCCGGCCCCACCGGGCTGCGGGCAGAgctgctgcctgctggaggACGGGCAGCGCTGCGGGCGGTCGGCGGGCAACGCTTCGTTCAGCAAGAGGATCCAGAAGAGCATCTCCCAGAAGAAGCTCAAGCTGGACATCGACAAGAGT GTCCGTCACCTCTACATATGTGACTTCCATAAGAACTTCATCCAGAGCGTCCgaaacaagaggaagaggaagacgagCGACGATGGGGGAGAGTCACCTGACCACGACGTAGAGGTCCCAGAg gtggatCTGTTCCAGCTGCAGGTGAACACACTGCGGCGCTATAAGAGACACTACAAGCTCCAGACCCGGCCAGGCCTCAACAAGGCCCAGCTAGCTGAG ACGGTGAGCCGCCACTTCCGGAACATCCCGGTGAACGAGAAGGAGACGCTCACCTACTTCATCTACATGGTGAAGAGCAGCAAGACCCGCATGGAGCCCAAGGCCGACGGGGCCAAGCAGCTCGActag
- the LOC130385605 gene encoding polypeptide N-acetylgalactosaminyltransferase 10 yields MRRKEKRLLQIVGLLVAALLFVPNVGLWSLYKDRVFDSTDPVEGPAGVPQIQVVNRGDPVEAQDGVRRRDWHDYNTIRRDAARSGNGEQGKAFPLTDGDRVDQAYRENGFNIFVSDRISLNRSLPDIRHPNCKSKLYSSRLPNTSIIIPFHNEGWSSLLRTVHSVLLRSPPQLLAEVILVDDYSDKEHLKAALEDYMARLPKVRILRNKKREGLIRTRLLGAAAATGEVITFLDSHCEANVNWLPPLLDRIAQNRKAIVCPMIDVIDHDNFGYETQAGDAMRGAFDWEMFYKRIPIPAELQNQDPSEPFQSPVMAGGLFAVDRKWFWELGGYDTGLEIWGGEQYEISFKVWMCGGLMEDIPCSRVGHIYRKYVPYKVPGGVSLARNLKRVAEVWMDEYAEFIYQRRPEYRHLSAGDTSQQKELRARLGCKDFKWFMSQVAWDLPKHYPPVEPPAGAWGEIRNAASGMCLESKHLSSGSPLRLEGCLKGRGDISWGHGQVFTLGWREDIRVGDPIHSKKVCFDAVSHSSPVTLYNCHGMRGNQLWRYRKDRSLYHPVSNSCVDSSPSEHRVFMSTCSASSPSQQWLFEKTNATVLDHFNPGAD; encoded by the exons GTGGTGAACCGCGGGGACCCAGTGGAGGCGCAGGACGGGGTGCGTCGGAGAGACTGGCACGACTACAACACCATCAGAAGGGATGCTGCACGCTctg GTAACGGCGAGCAGGGGAAGGCGTTCCCCCTGACGGACGGCGACCGGGTGGACCAGGCCTACCGCGAGAACGGCTTCAACATCTTCGTCTCGGACCGCATCTCCCTCAACCGCTCCCTGCCGGACATCCGACACCCCAA ctgTAAGAGTAAGCTGTACTCGTCCCGTCTCCCCAACACCAGCATCATCATCCCGTTCCACAACGAGGGCTGGTCCTCTCTGCTGCGCACCGTCCACAGCGTCCTGCtccgctcccccccccagctcctcgcCGAGGTCATCCTGGTGGACGACTACAGCGACaagg agcaCCTGAAGGCAGCGTTGGAGGACTACATGGCTCGTCTCCCGAAGGTTCGGATTTTGCGGAataagaagagggaggggcttatTAGGACACGCCTCCTGGGGGCGGCGGCAGCAACGGGTGAGGTCATCACCTTCCTCGACTCCCACTGTGAGGCCAACGTCAACTGGCTGCCCCCCTTACTGG ACCGCATCGCTCAGAACCGCAAGGCCATCGTGTGTCCGATGATCGACGTGATCGACCACGACAACTTCGGCTACGAGACGCAGGCGGGCGACGCCATGAGGGGGGCCTTCGACTGGGAGATGTTCTACAAACGCATCCCCATCCCCGCCGAGCTGCAGAACCAGGACCCCAGTGAGCCCTTCCA GTCGCCTGTGATGGCAGGAGGTCTGTTTGCGGTGGACAGGAAGTGGTTCTGGGAGCTGGGAGGATATGACACGGGTCTGGAGATCTGGGGTGGGGAGCAGTACGAGATCTCCTTCAAG GTGTGGATGTGCGGGGGGCTGATGGAGGACATCCCATGCTCCAGAGTGGGTCACATCTACAGGAAGTACGTTCCTTATAAGGTCCCGGGAGGAGTCAGCCTGGCCAgg AACCTGAAGCGCGTGGCGGAGGTGTGGATGGACGAGTACGCCGAGTTCATCTACCAGCGGCGGCCCGAGTACCGCCACCTGTCGGCGGGCGACACCAGCCAGCAGAAGGAGCTGCGCGCCCGGCTGGGCTGCAAGGACTTCAAGTGGTTCATGAGCCAGGTGGCCTGGGACCTGCCCAAGCACTACCCCCCCGTGGAGCCCCCTGCTGGGGCCTGGGGAGAG ATCCGTAATGCGGCCAGCGGGATGTGTCTGGAGAGTAAGCACCTGTCCTCCGGGAGCCCCCTCCGCCTGGAGGGCTGTCTGAAAGGGAGGGGCGACATCAGCTGGGGCCAcggacag gtgttcACCCTGGGCTGGAGGGAGGACATCCGGGTCGGCGACCCGATCCACAGTAAGAAGGTGTGCTTCGACGCCGTGTCCCACAGCAGCCCCGTCACGCTGTACAACTGCCACGGCATGAGGGGCAACCAGCTGTGGCGCTACCGCAAG GACCGGAGTCTGTACCACCCGGTCAGCAACAGCTGTGTTGACAGCAGTCCGTCGGAGCACCGCGTCTTCATGAGCACCTGCAgcgcctcctcccccagccagcAGTGGCTGTTTGAGAAGACCAACGCCACGGTGCTGGACCACTTCAACCCGGGAGCGGACTAG